In Oncorhynchus kisutch isolate 150728-3 linkage group LG5, Okis_V2, whole genome shotgun sequence, a genomic segment contains:
- the LOC109890969 gene encoding protein kinase C-binding protein 1 isoform X10 translates to MEISTRSKVSVPGLVERAAQKRKVPSPPHSSNGHSPAETSSSPVKKKKKPGAVSSSKDQSELRHGPFYYAKQPTLTTDPVDVVPQDGRNDFYCWLCHREGQVLCCELCPRVYHAKCLKLPAEPEGDWFCPECEKITVAECIETQSKAMTMLTLDQLSYLLKFALQKMKQPGTEPFQKPVSLEQHPDYAEYIFHAMDLCTLEKNTKKKMYGCTEAFLADVKWILHNCIIYNGGNHKLTATAKVIVKICEHEMNEIEVCPECYLSACQKRDNWFCEPCSDPHPLVWAKLKGFPFWPAKALRDKDGQVDARFFGQHDRAWVPLNNCYLMSKEIPFSVKKTKSIFNSAMQEMEVYVENMRKKFGVFTYASFRTPYTPDNQYQMLLDPANPSSGSVRPEKHEKIKFNFDMTASPKMPLSRSVLSGGGGGMGGVGGSTGRRISLTDMPRSPMSTNSSGHTGSDGEQETPDKGQARAPASHYSAGEESMDCTASPASTRPDPVSGAKDSPKPFHTQGPALTLVPKQEKATPTGSILNLNLDRSKAEMDLKELSETVQQQQQQQQQGVPPVLTSPKRQIRSRFQLNLDRTIKSCKAQLGIDEISEDVYKGVEHSDSEDSDKSDSSDSEYASDEEQKPKGGQQTEANDKGEKDPSKRGSKDPLPPIQNKEGKTEGPGPATATATMGDAGVPSTLSESLSKEKQGVTSDKEPPEKAKAVPASLAPREKPQVKQEARQTSLVDDSDSERELVIDLGEDQGGRDRKRTRKDAHATKDPPTNKTEGKAPTLSSALTPSQNNTAPSLTPSVKDSSQSPLAIPLNMVPFTTAAPTTIGPTTLASATSTAPITASSATTAVKKQRPLLPRETIPVVQRAVVWNPTNKFQTSSQKWHMQKVQRQQQNPQPDTPQLQTASPDQPQTQKLPQTPASATSSSSLSPEQPSQSTRYQTRQSVKAVQQKDPPLSTSTSAVTLVTSIPASVAMMAAPGVGSGPSTSMAGDFQIPTASADVAADIAKYTNKIVDAIKGTMTELYTELSKSTSGNTIAEIRRLRIEIEKLQWLHQQELSEMKHNLELTMAEMRQSLEQERERLMAEVKKQTEVEKQQVVDETKKKQWCANCRKEAIFYCCWNTSYCDYPCQQAHWPEHMKSCTQSATASQQEPESGSTADGSNKASGQSNSGQTSPRGTTASAPTDKDSNMEKSKDNVTVSLS, encoded by the exons TTTCAGTCCCTGGGTTAGTGGAGCGAGCGGCGCAGAAACGAAAGGTGCCCAGCCCCCCTCACTCATCCAACGGTCACTCCCCtgctgagacctcctccagcccggtcaaaaagaagaagaaaccagGAGCAGTCAGCAGCAGTAAAGACCAG TCAGAACTAAGACATGGTCCCTTTTACTATGCGAAGCAGCCAACACTCACCACAGACCCTGTTGATGTTGTACCGCAGGACGGCAGGAATGACTTTTACTGCTGGCTGTGCCACCGCGAGGGCCAGGTGCTCTGCTGTGAGCTCTGCCCGAGGGTGTACCACGCCAAGTGCCTCAAACTGCCCGCAGAGCCCGAGGGTGACTGGTTCTGCCCTGAGTGTGAG AAAATAACAGTTGCTGAGTGCATAGAGACTCAGAGTAAAGCAATGACGATGCTAACACTAGACCAGCTGTCTTACCTGCTAAAGTTTGCACTCCAGAAGATGAAACAGCCAGGT ACGGAACCCTTCCAGAAGCCAGTATCTCTGGAACAGCATCCGGACTACGCAGAGTATATTTTTCACGCCATGGACCTCTGTACATTAGAGAAG AATACAAAGAAGAAAATGTATGGCTGTACCGAAGCTTTCTTGGCAGATGTGAAATGGATTTTACACAACTGCATAATTTATAATGGAG GAAATCATAAGCTCACTGCCACAGCTAAGGTCATAGTGAAAATCTGTGAACATGAG ATGAATGAGATTGAAGTCTGTCCGGAATGCTATCTGTCAGCTTGCCAAAAGAGAGACAACTGGTTCTGTGAGCCATGT AGTGATCCTCACCCTCTCGTGTGGGCCAAGCTGAAAGGGTTTCCATTCTGGCCTGCCAAAGCACTGCGGGACAAAGACGGGCAGGTGGATGCTCGCTTCTTTGGGCAACACGACAG GGCGTGGGTCCCCTTAAACAACTGCTACCTCATGTCCAAGGAGATTCCCTTCTCTGTGAAGAAGACTAAGAGCATCTTCAACAGCGCCATGCAGGAAATGGAGGTCTATGTGGAGAACATGAGGAAGAAGTTTGGAGTGTTCACCTACGCCTCCTTCAGGACGCCCTATACCCCTGACAACCAGTACCAGATGCTGTTGGACCCCGCCAACCCCTCATCCGGCTCGGTCCGGCCGGAGAAGCATGAAAAGATCAAGTTCAACTTCGACATGACTGCATCTCCCAAGATGCCCTTGTCCAGGAGCGTGCTGTCAGGAGGGGGTGGGGGCATGGGCGGGGTTGGAGGGAGTACAGGCCGGAGGATCTCCCTGACAGATATGCCCCGCTCGCCCATGAGCACTAACTCCTCTGGTCACACAGGCTCTGATGGAGAGCAGGAGACACCAGACAAGGGCCAGGCTAGAGCCCCTGCTAGCCACTACAGTGCTGGGGAGGAGTCCATGGACTGCACAG CATCACCGGCTTCCACTCGACCTGATCCTGTCTCTGGTGCCAAGGACAGCCCTAAACCATTCCACACCCAGGGCCCTGCCCTGACTCTCGTTCCCAAGCAGGAGAAAGCAACACCCACAGGGAGCATCCTTAATCTCAACCTGG ACCGAAGCAAAGCCGAGATGGACCTAAAGGAGTTGAGTGAGActgtgcagcagcagcagcagcagcaacagcaggggGTGCCACCAGTCCTCACCTCACCCAAAAGACAGATCAGGAGCCGCTTCCAGCTCAACCTGGACAGAACCATCAAGAGCTGCAAGGCCCAGCTGG GTATAGATGAGATCTCTGAGGACGTGTATAAGGGAGTGGAACACAGCGACTCCGAGGACTCTGATAAATCAGATTCGAGTGACAGTGAGTACGCCAGCGACGAGGAACAGAAACCTAAAGGGGGCCAGCAGACTGAGGCCAATGACAAGGGTGAGAAGGACCCTTCCAAGAGGGGGTCCAAAGACCCCCTGCCCCCCATCCAAAACAAGGAGGGCAAAACAGAGGGGCCAGGGCCAGCAACTGCAACAGCAACCATGGGAGATGCAGGGGTACCATCTACCCTCTCTGAATCCTTGTCAAAAGAGAAGCAGGGTGTAACGTCAGACAAAGAGCCCCCAGAGAAAGCCAAAGCAGTCCCTGCATCCCTAGCCCCCAGAGAGAAGCCCCAGGTGAAGCAGGAGGCCAGGCAGACCTCTCTGGTGGATGACTCCGACTCTGAGAGGGAGCTGGTGATTGACCTGGGGGAGGACCAGGGGGGCAGAGACCGGAAGAGGACTAGGAAAGATGCACACGCCACCAAAGATCCACCAACCAATAAGACAGAGG GTAAAGCCCCCACCCTGTCAAGTGCCCTTACTCCATCTCAAAACAACACAGCCCCTTCCTTAACCCCCAGTGTGAAAGATTCATCACAGTCTCCACTAGCCATCCCTCTAAACATGGTGCCCTTCACTACTGCTGCTCCCACCACCATTGGCCCGACCACCCTGGCCAGTGCCACATCAACAGCCCCCATCACAGCCTCCTCCGCCACCACAGCAGTAAAGAAACAGCGCCCTCTGCTGCCCAGGGAGACTATCCCGGTGGTGCAGCGGGCAGTGGTGTGGAACCCCACCAACAAGTTCCAGACGTCCTCCCAGAAGTGGCACATGCAGAAGGTGCAGCGGCAGCAGCAGAATCCGCAGCCAGATACGCCTCAGCTGCAGACAGCATCACCTGACCAGCCACAGACACAAAAATTGCCCCAAACGCCGGCATCTGCAACATCTTCATCATCATTATCGCCAGAGCAACCTTCCCAAAGCACGCGGTACCAGACCAGGCAATCTGTCAAAG CTGTCCAGCAGAAAGACCCCCCACTCAGTACGTCCACATCGGCTGTTACCCTGGTGACCAGTATCCCAGCCTCTGTGGCCATGATGGCAGCTCCCGGAGTAGGCAGTGGCCCCTCCACCTCCATGGCAGGGGACTTCCAGATCCCTACCGCATCAGCAGACGTAGCAGCTGACATCGCCAAGTACACTAATAAA ATAGTGGATGCAATCAAAGGGACGATGACTGAGCTGTACACCGAGCTTTCCAAAAGCACTTCAGGGAACACAATAGCAGAG ATTAGACGATTGAGAATTGAAATAGAAAAACTGCAGTGGCTTCATCAACAGGAGCTGTCAGAAATGAAGCACAATCTAG AGTTAACCATGGCTGAGATGAGGCAGAGTCTGGAGCAGGAGAGGGAGCGTCTGATGGCGGAGGTAAAGAAGCAGACAGAAGTGGAGAAACAGCAGGTGGTGGATGAGACCAAAAAGAAACAGTGGTGTGCCAACTGCAGGAAGGAGGCCATCTTCTACTGCTGCTGGAACACCAGCTACTGTGACTACCCCTGCCAGCAAGCCCACTGGCCAGAACACATGAAGTCCTGCACACaatcag CGACAGCCTCACAGCAAGAGCCTGAGTCAGGGTCCACGGCAGATGGCTCAAACAAAGCCTCCGGACAGTCCAACAGTGGCCAAACTTCTCCCAGAGGAACGACAGCATCTGCCCCCACAGACAAAGACTCTAACATGGAGAAAAGCAAGGACAATGTCACTGTCAGTCTGTCCTAA
- the LOC109890969 gene encoding protein kinase C-binding protein 1 isoform X3 translates to MHPQSVAEEEVKTESDAVEGMEISTRSKVSVPGLVERAAQKRKVPSPPHSSNGHSPAETSSSPVKKKKKPGAVSSSKDQSELRHGPFYYAKQPTLTTDPVDVVPQDGRNDFYCWLCHREGQVLCCELCPRVYHAKCLKLPAEPEGDWFCPECEKITVAECIETQSKAMTMLTLDQLSYLLKFALQKMKQPGTEPFQKPVSLEQHPDYAEYIFHAMDLCTLEKNTKKKMYGCTEAFLADVKWILHNCIIYNGGNHKLTATAKVIVKICEHEMNEIEVCPECYLSACQKRDNWFCEPCSDPHPLVWAKLKGFPFWPAKALRDKDGQVDARFFGQHDRAWVPLNNCYLMSKEIPFSVKKTKSIFNSAMQEMEVYVENMRKKFGVFTYASFRTPYTPDNQYQMLLDPANPSSGSVRPEKHEKIKFNFDMTASPKMPLSRSVLSGGGGGMGGVGGSTGRRISLTDMPRSPMSTNSSGHTGSDGEQETPDKGQARAPASHYSAGEESMDCTASPASTRPDPVSGAKDSPKPFHTQGPALTLVPKQEKATPTGSILNLNLDRSKAEMDLKELSETVQQQQQQQQQGVPPVLTSPKRQIRSRFQLNLDRTIKSCKAQLGIDEISEDVYKGVEHSDSEDSDKSDSSDSEYASDEEQKPKGGQQTEANDKGEKDPSKRGSKDPLPPIQNKEGKTEGPGPATATATMGDAGVPSTLSESLSKEKQGVTSDKEPPEKAKAVPASLAPREKPQVKQEARQTSLVDDSDSERELVIDLGEDQGGRDRKRTRKDAHATKDPPTNKTEGESPPILYHYLTKIIVAIINSFLSILGKAPTLSSALTPSQNNTAPSLTPSVKDSSQSPLAIPLNMVPFTTAAPTTIGPTTLASATSTAPITASSATTAVKKQRPLLPRETIPVVQRAVVWNPTNKFQTSSQKWHMQKVQRQQQNPQPDTPQLQTASPDQPQTQKLPQTPASATSSSSLSPEQPSQSTRYQTRQSVKAVQQKDPPLSTSTSAVTLVTSIPASVAMMAAPGVGSGPSTSMAGDFQIPTASADVAADIAKYTNKIVDAIKGTMTELYTELSKSTSGNTIAEIRRLRIEIEKLQWLHQQELSEMKHNLELTMAEMRQSLEQERERLMAEVKKQTEVEKQQVVDETKKKQWCANCRKEAIFYCCWNTSYCDYPCQQAHWPEHMKSCTQSATASQQEPESGSTADGSNKASGQSNSGQTSPRGTTASAPTDKDSNMEKSKDNVTVSLS, encoded by the exons TTTCAGTCCCTGGGTTAGTGGAGCGAGCGGCGCAGAAACGAAAGGTGCCCAGCCCCCCTCACTCATCCAACGGTCACTCCCCtgctgagacctcctccagcccggtcaaaaagaagaagaaaccagGAGCAGTCAGCAGCAGTAAAGACCAG TCAGAACTAAGACATGGTCCCTTTTACTATGCGAAGCAGCCAACACTCACCACAGACCCTGTTGATGTTGTACCGCAGGACGGCAGGAATGACTTTTACTGCTGGCTGTGCCACCGCGAGGGCCAGGTGCTCTGCTGTGAGCTCTGCCCGAGGGTGTACCACGCCAAGTGCCTCAAACTGCCCGCAGAGCCCGAGGGTGACTGGTTCTGCCCTGAGTGTGAG AAAATAACAGTTGCTGAGTGCATAGAGACTCAGAGTAAAGCAATGACGATGCTAACACTAGACCAGCTGTCTTACCTGCTAAAGTTTGCACTCCAGAAGATGAAACAGCCAGGT ACGGAACCCTTCCAGAAGCCAGTATCTCTGGAACAGCATCCGGACTACGCAGAGTATATTTTTCACGCCATGGACCTCTGTACATTAGAGAAG AATACAAAGAAGAAAATGTATGGCTGTACCGAAGCTTTCTTGGCAGATGTGAAATGGATTTTACACAACTGCATAATTTATAATGGAG GAAATCATAAGCTCACTGCCACAGCTAAGGTCATAGTGAAAATCTGTGAACATGAG ATGAATGAGATTGAAGTCTGTCCGGAATGCTATCTGTCAGCTTGCCAAAAGAGAGACAACTGGTTCTGTGAGCCATGT AGTGATCCTCACCCTCTCGTGTGGGCCAAGCTGAAAGGGTTTCCATTCTGGCCTGCCAAAGCACTGCGGGACAAAGACGGGCAGGTGGATGCTCGCTTCTTTGGGCAACACGACAG GGCGTGGGTCCCCTTAAACAACTGCTACCTCATGTCCAAGGAGATTCCCTTCTCTGTGAAGAAGACTAAGAGCATCTTCAACAGCGCCATGCAGGAAATGGAGGTCTATGTGGAGAACATGAGGAAGAAGTTTGGAGTGTTCACCTACGCCTCCTTCAGGACGCCCTATACCCCTGACAACCAGTACCAGATGCTGTTGGACCCCGCCAACCCCTCATCCGGCTCGGTCCGGCCGGAGAAGCATGAAAAGATCAAGTTCAACTTCGACATGACTGCATCTCCCAAGATGCCCTTGTCCAGGAGCGTGCTGTCAGGAGGGGGTGGGGGCATGGGCGGGGTTGGAGGGAGTACAGGCCGGAGGATCTCCCTGACAGATATGCCCCGCTCGCCCATGAGCACTAACTCCTCTGGTCACACAGGCTCTGATGGAGAGCAGGAGACACCAGACAAGGGCCAGGCTAGAGCCCCTGCTAGCCACTACAGTGCTGGGGAGGAGTCCATGGACTGCACAG CATCACCGGCTTCCACTCGACCTGATCCTGTCTCTGGTGCCAAGGACAGCCCTAAACCATTCCACACCCAGGGCCCTGCCCTGACTCTCGTTCCCAAGCAGGAGAAAGCAACACCCACAGGGAGCATCCTTAATCTCAACCTGG ACCGAAGCAAAGCCGAGATGGACCTAAAGGAGTTGAGTGAGActgtgcagcagcagcagcagcagcaacagcaggggGTGCCACCAGTCCTCACCTCACCCAAAAGACAGATCAGGAGCCGCTTCCAGCTCAACCTGGACAGAACCATCAAGAGCTGCAAGGCCCAGCTGG GTATAGATGAGATCTCTGAGGACGTGTATAAGGGAGTGGAACACAGCGACTCCGAGGACTCTGATAAATCAGATTCGAGTGACAGTGAGTACGCCAGCGACGAGGAACAGAAACCTAAAGGGGGCCAGCAGACTGAGGCCAATGACAAGGGTGAGAAGGACCCTTCCAAGAGGGGGTCCAAAGACCCCCTGCCCCCCATCCAAAACAAGGAGGGCAAAACAGAGGGGCCAGGGCCAGCAACTGCAACAGCAACCATGGGAGATGCAGGGGTACCATCTACCCTCTCTGAATCCTTGTCAAAAGAGAAGCAGGGTGTAACGTCAGACAAAGAGCCCCCAGAGAAAGCCAAAGCAGTCCCTGCATCCCTAGCCCCCAGAGAGAAGCCCCAGGTGAAGCAGGAGGCCAGGCAGACCTCTCTGGTGGATGACTCCGACTCTGAGAGGGAGCTGGTGATTGACCTGGGGGAGGACCAGGGGGGCAGAGACCGGAAGAGGACTAGGAAAGATGCACACGCCACCAAAGATCCACCAACCAATAAGACAGAGGGTGAGAGTCCTCCTATTCTCTACCACTATTTGACAAAAATAATAGTTGCTATTATTAATTCATTTCTTTCCATTCTAGGTAAAGCCCCCACCCTGTCAAGTGCCCTTACTCCATCTCAAAACAACACAGCCCCTTCCTTAACCCCCAGTGTGAAAGATTCATCACAGTCTCCACTAGCCATCCCTCTAAACATGGTGCCCTTCACTACTGCTGCTCCCACCACCATTGGCCCGACCACCCTGGCCAGTGCCACATCAACAGCCCCCATCACAGCCTCCTCCGCCACCACAGCAGTAAAGAAACAGCGCCCTCTGCTGCCCAGGGAGACTATCCCGGTGGTGCAGCGGGCAGTGGTGTGGAACCCCACCAACAAGTTCCAGACGTCCTCCCAGAAGTGGCACATGCAGAAGGTGCAGCGGCAGCAGCAGAATCCGCAGCCAGATACGCCTCAGCTGCAGACAGCATCACCTGACCAGCCACAGACACAAAAATTGCCCCAAACGCCGGCATCTGCAACATCTTCATCATCATTATCGCCAGAGCAACCTTCCCAAAGCACGCGGTACCAGACCAGGCAATCTGTCAAAG CTGTCCAGCAGAAAGACCCCCCACTCAGTACGTCCACATCGGCTGTTACCCTGGTGACCAGTATCCCAGCCTCTGTGGCCATGATGGCAGCTCCCGGAGTAGGCAGTGGCCCCTCCACCTCCATGGCAGGGGACTTCCAGATCCCTACCGCATCAGCAGACGTAGCAGCTGACATCGCCAAGTACACTAATAAA ATAGTGGATGCAATCAAAGGGACGATGACTGAGCTGTACACCGAGCTTTCCAAAAGCACTTCAGGGAACACAATAGCAGAG ATTAGACGATTGAGAATTGAAATAGAAAAACTGCAGTGGCTTCATCAACAGGAGCTGTCAGAAATGAAGCACAATCTAG AGTTAACCATGGCTGAGATGAGGCAGAGTCTGGAGCAGGAGAGGGAGCGTCTGATGGCGGAGGTAAAGAAGCAGACAGAAGTGGAGAAACAGCAGGTGGTGGATGAGACCAAAAAGAAACAGTGGTGTGCCAACTGCAGGAAGGAGGCCATCTTCTACTGCTGCTGGAACACCAGCTACTGTGACTACCCCTGCCAGCAAGCCCACTGGCCAGAACACATGAAGTCCTGCACACaatcag CGACAGCCTCACAGCAAGAGCCTGAGTCAGGGTCCACGGCAGATGGCTCAAACAAAGCCTCCGGACAGTCCAACAGTGGCCAAACTTCTCCCAGAGGAACGACAGCATCTGCCCCCACAGACAAAGACTCTAACATGGAGAAAAGCAAGGACAATGTCACTGTCAGTCTGTCCTAA
- the LOC109890969 gene encoding protein kinase C-binding protein 1 isoform X5 has translation MHPQSVAEEEVKTESDAVEGMEISTRSKVSVPGLVERAAQKRKVPSPPHSSNGHSPAETSSSPVKKKKKPGAVSSSKDQDGRNDFYCWLCHREGQVLCCELCPRVYHAKCLKLPAEPEGDWFCPECEKITVAECIETQSKAMTMLTLDQLSYLLKFALQKMKQPGDQPRSSSHSPHAAATQRKAFNWTEPFQKPVSLEQHPDYAEYIFHAMDLCTLEKNTKKKMYGCTEAFLADVKWILHNCIIYNGGNHKLTATAKVIVKICEHEMNEIEVCPECYLSACQKRDNWFCEPCSDPHPLVWAKLKGFPFWPAKALRDKDGQVDARFFGQHDRAWVPLNNCYLMSKEIPFSVKKTKSIFNSAMQEMEVYVENMRKKFGVFTYASFRTPYTPDNQYQMLLDPANPSSGSVRPEKHEKIKFNFDMTASPKMPLSRSVLSGGGGGMGGVGGSTGRRISLTDMPRSPMSTNSSGHTGSDGEQETPDKGQARAPASHYSAGEESMDCTASPASTRPDPVSGAKDSPKPFHTQGPALTLVPKQEKATPTGSILNLNLDRSKAEMDLKELSETVQQQQQQQQQGVPPVLTSPKRQIRSRFQLNLDRTIKSCKAQLGIDEISEDVYKGVEHSDSEDSDKSDSSDSEYASDEEQKPKGGQQTEANDKGEKDPSKRGSKDPLPPIQNKEGKTEGPGPATATATMGDAGVPSTLSESLSKEKQGVTSDKEPPEKAKAVPASLAPREKPQVKQEARQTSLVDDSDSERELVIDLGEDQGGRDRKRTRKDAHATKDPPTNKTEGESPPILYHYLTKIIVAIINSFLSILGKAPTLSSALTPSQNNTAPSLTPSVKDSSQSPLAIPLNMVPFTTAAPTTIGPTTLASATSTAPITASSATTAVKKQRPLLPRETIPVVQRAVVWNPTNKFQTSSQKWHMQKVQRQQQNPQPDTPQLQTASPDQPQTQKLPQTPASATSSSSLSPEQPSQSTRYQTRQSVKAVQQKDPPLSTSTSAVTLVTSIPASVAMMAAPGVGSGPSTSMAGDFQIPTASADVAADIAKYTNKIVDAIKGTMTELYTELSKSTSGNTIAEIRRLRIEIEKLQWLHQQELSEMKHNLELTMAEMRQSLEQERERLMAEVKKQTEVEKQQVVDETKKKQWCANCRKEAIFYCCWNTSYCDYPCQQAHWPEHMKSCTQSATASQQEPESGSTADGSNKASGQSNSGQTSPRGTTASAPTDKDSNMEKSKDNVTVSLS, from the exons TTTCAGTCCCTGGGTTAGTGGAGCGAGCGGCGCAGAAACGAAAGGTGCCCAGCCCCCCTCACTCATCCAACGGTCACTCCCCtgctgagacctcctccagcccggtcaaaaagaagaagaaaccagGAGCAGTCAGCAGCAGTAAAGACCAG GACGGCAGGAATGACTTTTACTGCTGGCTGTGCCACCGCGAGGGCCAGGTGCTCTGCTGTGAGCTCTGCCCGAGGGTGTACCACGCCAAGTGCCTCAAACTGCCCGCAGAGCCCGAGGGTGACTGGTTCTGCCCTGAGTGTGAG AAAATAACAGTTGCTGAGTGCATAGAGACTCAGAGTAAAGCAATGACGATGCTAACACTAGACCAGCTGTCTTACCTGCTAAAGTTTGCACTCCAGAAGATGAAACAGCCAGGT GACCAACCACGCTCGTCATCTCACTCCCCCCATGCAGCCGCCACGCAGAGAAAGGCTTTTAATTGG ACGGAACCCTTCCAGAAGCCAGTATCTCTGGAACAGCATCCGGACTACGCAGAGTATATTTTTCACGCCATGGACCTCTGTACATTAGAGAAG AATACAAAGAAGAAAATGTATGGCTGTACCGAAGCTTTCTTGGCAGATGTGAAATGGATTTTACACAACTGCATAATTTATAATGGAG GAAATCATAAGCTCACTGCCACAGCTAAGGTCATAGTGAAAATCTGTGAACATGAG ATGAATGAGATTGAAGTCTGTCCGGAATGCTATCTGTCAGCTTGCCAAAAGAGAGACAACTGGTTCTGTGAGCCATGT AGTGATCCTCACCCTCTCGTGTGGGCCAAGCTGAAAGGGTTTCCATTCTGGCCTGCCAAAGCACTGCGGGACAAAGACGGGCAGGTGGATGCTCGCTTCTTTGGGCAACACGACAG GGCGTGGGTCCCCTTAAACAACTGCTACCTCATGTCCAAGGAGATTCCCTTCTCTGTGAAGAAGACTAAGAGCATCTTCAACAGCGCCATGCAGGAAATGGAGGTCTATGTGGAGAACATGAGGAAGAAGTTTGGAGTGTTCACCTACGCCTCCTTCAGGACGCCCTATACCCCTGACAACCAGTACCAGATGCTGTTGGACCCCGCCAACCCCTCATCCGGCTCGGTCCGGCCGGAGAAGCATGAAAAGATCAAGTTCAACTTCGACATGACTGCATCTCCCAAGATGCCCTTGTCCAGGAGCGTGCTGTCAGGAGGGGGTGGGGGCATGGGCGGGGTTGGAGGGAGTACAGGCCGGAGGATCTCCCTGACAGATATGCCCCGCTCGCCCATGAGCACTAACTCCTCTGGTCACACAGGCTCTGATGGAGAGCAGGAGACACCAGACAAGGGCCAGGCTAGAGCCCCTGCTAGCCACTACAGTGCTGGGGAGGAGTCCATGGACTGCACAG CATCACCGGCTTCCACTCGACCTGATCCTGTCTCTGGTGCCAAGGACAGCCCTAAACCATTCCACACCCAGGGCCCTGCCCTGACTCTCGTTCCCAAGCAGGAGAAAGCAACACCCACAGGGAGCATCCTTAATCTCAACCTGG ACCGAAGCAAAGCCGAGATGGACCTAAAGGAGTTGAGTGAGActgtgcagcagcagcagcagcagcaacagcaggggGTGCCACCAGTCCTCACCTCACCCAAAAGACAGATCAGGAGCCGCTTCCAGCTCAACCTGGACAGAACCATCAAGAGCTGCAAGGCCCAGCTGG GTATAGATGAGATCTCTGAGGACGTGTATAAGGGAGTGGAACACAGCGACTCCGAGGACTCTGATAAATCAGATTCGAGTGACAGTGAGTACGCCAGCGACGAGGAACAGAAACCTAAAGGGGGCCAGCAGACTGAGGCCAATGACAAGGGTGAGAAGGACCCTTCCAAGAGGGGGTCCAAAGACCCCCTGCCCCCCATCCAAAACAAGGAGGGCAAAACAGAGGGGCCAGGGCCAGCAACTGCAACAGCAACCATGGGAGATGCAGGGGTACCATCTACCCTCTCTGAATCCTTGTCAAAAGAGAAGCAGGGTGTAACGTCAGACAAAGAGCCCCCAGAGAAAGCCAAAGCAGTCCCTGCATCCCTAGCCCCCAGAGAGAAGCCCCAGGTGAAGCAGGAGGCCAGGCAGACCTCTCTGGTGGATGACTCCGACTCTGAGAGGGAGCTGGTGATTGACCTGGGGGAGGACCAGGGGGGCAGAGACCGGAAGAGGACTAGGAAAGATGCACACGCCACCAAAGATCCACCAACCAATAAGACAGAGGGTGAGAGTCCTCCTATTCTCTACCACTATTTGACAAAAATAATAGTTGCTATTATTAATTCATTTCTTTCCATTCTAGGTAAAGCCCCCACCCTGTCAAGTGCCCTTACTCCATCTCAAAACAACACAGCCCCTTCCTTAACCCCCAGTGTGAAAGATTCATCACAGTCTCCACTAGCCATCCCTCTAAACATGGTGCCCTTCACTACTGCTGCTCCCACCACCATTGGCCCGACCACCCTGGCCAGTGCCACATCAACAGCCCCCATCACAGCCTCCTCCGCCACCACAGCAGTAAAGAAACAGCGCCCTCTGCTGCCCAGGGAGACTATCCCGGTGGTGCAGCGGGCAGTGGTGTGGAACCCCACCAACAAGTTCCAGACGTCCTCCCAGAAGTGGCACATGCAGAAGGTGCAGCGGCAGCAGCAGAATCCGCAGCCAGATACGCCTCAGCTGCAGACAGCATCACCTGACCAGCCACAGACACAAAAATTGCCCCAAACGCCGGCATCTGCAACATCTTCATCATCATTATCGCCAGAGCAACCTTCCCAAAGCACGCGGTACCAGACCAGGCAATCTGTCAAAG CTGTCCAGCAGAAAGACCCCCCACTCAGTACGTCCACATCGGCTGTTACCCTGGTGACCAGTATCCCAGCCTCTGTGGCCATGATGGCAGCTCCCGGAGTAGGCAGTGGCCCCTCCACCTCCATGGCAGGGGACTTCCAGATCCCTACCGCATCAGCAGACGTAGCAGCTGACATCGCCAAGTACACTAATAAA ATAGTGGATGCAATCAAAGGGACGATGACTGAGCTGTACACCGAGCTTTCCAAAAGCACTTCAGGGAACACAATAGCAGAG ATTAGACGATTGAGAATTGAAATAGAAAAACTGCAGTGGCTTCATCAACAGGAGCTGTCAGAAATGAAGCACAATCTAG AGTTAACCATGGCTGAGATGAGGCAGAGTCTGGAGCAGGAGAGGGAGCGTCTGATGGCGGAGGTAAAGAAGCAGACAGAAGTGGAGAAACAGCAGGTGGTGGATGAGACCAAAAAGAAACAGTGGTGTGCCAACTGCAGGAAGGAGGCCATCTTCTACTGCTGCTGGAACACCAGCTACTGTGACTACCCCTGCCAGCAAGCCCACTGGCCAGAACACATGAAGTCCTGCACACaatcag CGACAGCCTCACAGCAAGAGCCTGAGTCAGGGTCCACGGCAGATGGCTCAAACAAAGCCTCCGGACAGTCCAACAGTGGCCAAACTTCTCCCAGAGGAACGACAGCATCTGCCCCCACAGACAAAGACTCTAACATGGAGAAAAGCAAGGACAATGTCACTGTCAGTCTGTCCTAA